The nucleotide window AATGTAAAAGTGATGGTAGGTTACGAGGCGGATGAAAGAAGAATCCCGGGGCTTTAGATGTGAAAGGTTCAAGATAATGGAGGAAATGGAGTTATGAAAAATACAATCAAGAGTGTCCAGGGGAAAATTGGAACCAAATATTCTGCTAAAATTTTGCATATTCTCAATGGCTCCTGCATGCTTAGCAAATTTGAAAATAACAATCTTATCAAAGAAAAACAAACTTATGTGCCTTTTAATGAAGCGATGTGCTGGGGTGAAACCGATACTGAAATATTTTCGGATTCTTTTATAGAGAAAAGAGTTAAATCATTGAAAACGACGGATGCAGAATATAGAAAAATTGTGCTTGAGCCATTAAAACCACTTTTTCACGAAAAATTTGATACTGTTGTTTTATGGTTTGGTGATGACATGTTTTGCCAGATGAATCTGATTACGATTCTTGCATATCTTGAACAAATTGGATATAAAGGTGATGCCCTATTTTGCATGGTACTTGAAAGAATTGGAGATATGGTGTCTGATGTATTTGAAATTGATGTTAGCGGCTATTTAGATATTTATAAGGACGTTTTATATGACCACAAAATTCCTGCGTTAAAAATACTACCTGTTACTTATCAATCAATAAAAATGTATCTGAATTACAAGGAAAAAGAAAGCCCGATTATAAAGTATATCAAGAGAAATTTAAGTAAAGAGAATCTTATTGATGACTTATTGTCCATTTTTCCGGAGTATGGGCTTGGTGATTCACAATATCAAATGATGATCGATGAAAACCGCGGATTATAAATATGCCAAGTATCGTTTTGCCATTCTGATCTGCAGATGAGAGGGTGCATAAAGATTATTTGAAGAATATTCCTTAAATATAAAAAATGCACCAACGATGAGATTATTTATATTTTGGGAGGCTGGAATTGTGGAATTAGATGATTTAAAATCTTTTGTCAAGCCGTATTATGCCAATAAGGATATTATGCATAATATGTGGCATATTGAATTAGTGCATAAGTGGGTTGATAAAATCATAAAACTCGGGAACTATAACATCGATTATGAGAAATTAATTTATGCCATGTTTTTTCATGGCTTTATCTATTCCAATGAAAATGACATAAAACATTGGTTGAAAATGAGAAGTTTCAGCGATGATAAAATCGAAGACATTATAAAAATTACTTGGGAATCCCAGCGTAATGAAGTTCCAACAACAGTCGAAGGTAAAATTTTGCATGATGCGCATATCCTTGAAGGTGGAAGGACGTATCTAGTTGTAAAAACCTTGATCACAGGTTCAGTAAGAGGCCAATCCCTGCTGGAAACCATCAATTATATGAAACAAAATGTTATTGATAAAAATCGTTGCTATCTTCCTGAAACATATTCTTTGTGTGATGAAATGAACGAGTATGCGAAAAAATTCATTGAGGAGCTCGAAGAGGGCATTGCATAGATTATTAATATTTATTTTAACAGGTGGTGTTATAATAGAAAATAAGGAATATACATAAAATCAAAAAAGTCACCACAAATAAATAAGGATAGAACGGGAGGAATTGAAAAATGAGTACATTAATCGCTTATGGAACCAAATACGGATTTACAAAAAAATGCGCCGAGATGCTTGCAGAAAAACTTGGTGAAAAGGCTGACATTTGTGATTTAAGCAGCAATCGTCCAGATTTGGCGCAATATGATAAGGTTATAATTGGCGGCTCAATCTATGCCGGGAGAATTCAAAAGTCCACGGCGCGTTTTTGTACAGAGAATCTCAATACCTTGAAGAGCAAAAAAATTGGCTTTTTTATATGCGGAATGGCAGATGGAGAAAATGCCAGAAAACAGCTTGAATCATCTTTTCCGAAGAAGCTGCTATCAGTTGCTGTTGCTAAGGAATCATTCGGCGGAGAATATGATTTTAATAAAATGAATTTCCTGGAGCGCTTTATAATTAGGATGATTTCCGGCTCGGGGAAAAACCAGTCGCGAGTTATGGAAGATAACATCGCTCGTTTTGCCGAACAGATGAAAAATGCTTAGAAATGCAGCCGGGTTCTTCGATTGTTACAATGATATTTTTGGTTGCTTTTGGCACATCGGCCGGTTTGAATCATGCCTTAAACATGCCTACACCCATGATGGGTGTTTGGGAACGTATTAATATTTATGGATATATGCTATGGATTGTAGTATTTTCTATTATGCTTTTAAGATTGAAAAGAGAGAGGAAATTTACAAAGTCTATATGAAAGGAGCATGAAAATACTGAATAAAAGAAATATTACTGTTATAATTTTAGGATTATTTTTAAAATACAGCTCATGATGATGCCTATGCTTATACCGGCTGCCGCTAATATCCATGACTGCATATCAGTTATTTTTTTAATGTCATTTTTTTTCATACCGACCAAGAGCAGCATGAAAAGCTCGGGCTTTCTTTTCTGAATTGTTCTGCGCTTGTATTCGTATGCAAAAAGTGTGAAATATAGAAGATTGAGTGCCCCTATTG belongs to Clostridiales bacterium and includes:
- a CDS encoding flavodoxin domain-containing protein translates to MSTLIAYGTKYGFTKKCAEMLAEKLGEKADICDLSSNRPDLAQYDKVIIGGSIYAGRIQKSTARFCTENLNTLKSKKIGFFICGMADGENARKQLESSFPKKLLSVAVAKESFGGEYDFNKMNFLERFIIRMISGSGKNQSRVMEDNIARFAEQMKNA